CGTCCGGGCAGGAAGTAAATCTCGACCACAATGTATTCGCCATCGAGCGGCTGGACGATACGCTGCTGCGGTTAAAAATTGTCGACGGCCGACAGGTTATGCTGTCGTTCCAGAACGACGGGGCATCGCTTCGTCCGGAAAACACACCCACGTTATTTTTCCGCCGTGAAAATCCCGGCTCCACCAATCCCGCCTACGCCGCTGAGATTCCGCCAGAGATCAAACAATTGGCGCAGCTGGCCGGGCTGACGCCGGACGAAGCCCAATTGTTGGCCGGGATGCACGACAACCGCGATTCCGTGAACATTCAACAGCAAGGCGTCGATTTGATTTCCCGCGCCGCGGCTGGACGCGCACATCGCATTGATTTTGCGGAACTGTTCAATCTGAACCCGGAGGAAGCGAAAGCCTTTGTCGATTTGATGGGCATGGTCGATGATCGTTATGCCACGGCCCTCACGCTCACCGCCGGCAATCTTTCGCCAACGGAAACCTCGACGATGCAAAAATTGCAGGATTTCCGCAATCAGTTGGGCGACGTTTATATTTCTGCCCAACAATTGCAAAGCCCGTGGCGCGGCTCCGCCGCCGAATTGAATAAAAATCGGCAGGCAGACGCCCGGGTGCGCAATAAAGTGGTTCGCTTGGTTCAAGAACTCAACGATTGGCTCGATAAGTCGGTTTACAATTGGCGGGCCGGCGATTAACCGGCCCAGCGAGACAGGCACTCAGTCAAGTTGACAGGGGAGAACTCAACATGTTGCCGAGATTTTGGACAGATTTCCCGTGGTGTCGCCCCGGCTTTGTCGTGCTGGGCATGTCCGGTTCCTATCAAACTATTTCCAGGAGGTTAAAAGCCATGAAACACATTCAAGCGTTCACCCGGCGACAAATCGTGTTGATTGGCGGCGGTTTGGCCGTTCTCGCCGCCGTGGCCCTGGTGCCGTGGCGGCTGGTGGCACAAGATGCGAAACCGCCGGCTGCAGGAAGTGGTCAGGGAGCAGTGGTAGGTGGTCAGCAGGAAAAACCGACGACCCAAGCCGACGACGCTTCGGCCGCTGTGCCCACCGACAAAGCAGCGCGGGAAAAACTTCTGATCGGCACCTGGCGCGGCGGAGACCATGGTTACAAGTTAACATTCCGCAGCGACGGAACGTTCACCGAGTTTCCCAAAAGCTTAATGATGGCTGCGAGCGATCCCTTCACGCCGGCAGGCGCACCAGGAATGGGCGCACCGAGCATGAATGCGAACCGGACGGAATCTCATTCCTTGGGAGGGCAAGGCCGGTGGCAAATTAACAGCGCTGGCGAGCGGCTGGTCCTCACGTACGAGGAAACGCAATCGAGCGGCGGCGGTCAACGCGAAACGGAAGCCGGCCGTCCCTGCGAATTCAAAATCACCAAGCTCGATCCCACGTTTTTGCGATTGACGATGTTGTATCGAGCGCCCAATTCCATTGGCCTGGTGGAAGGTGGCACGACGTTTTACCGTCGCCTGCCAGAGGTGACCGGGCTGGATCCACTGAAAGGTAAATTGCTGGACGACGTGCTGCGCGTGGCGGAAGTGGCGCAAATGGATTCGGAAGAAGCGCTGGCCTTTTCGGCGTGGATCAAGGAGCAGAAAATTGAGCCGCAGCAATTGCAAATTATCGAAAAAACCACGGCGGCGAAAAATAGCAAAATCAGCTTGCAGGCATTGTTCGGGTGGAGCGACGCCGAAAATAAAGCCTACGACGAATTGAAAAAAGTCAGCGGCGGATTTGCCGCCGCTGGCAACTTGGCGGAGCAAAATCTCCTTTCCGCCGACGAGAAAAACGCCATTCGCAAAATGCGATCGTTTGCGGAAGATTTTGCCAAGGTCTGCTCCACGTTCGAGAGCATCCCACGAATATCGGTGCCCGGCCAACCATTTAGCCCGGTTTATCCCGGCGGGGCTGTTGTGAGCGGAGTCGTAGGGAGCGCGCCGGGAGCAAATTCAGCGATGGGAACGATTACGATTGGTCCAGGCATCCTTGGTGGGCCCATGGCGAGCGCGGACCCAACGGGCTCCCAAGCTTTCCCAGCAGGAACCTCGGCGACGCAAGAGTCATTGAATAAAGTCAGGGCGTTATTGGACGACCTGCAAGACTGGCTGGCACAGGGTCCGTTGGCAAATTAGGCGCGGCGGCGCGCTCGGCCAACGCCTCGCGGCCAAACGCGGGCATTCCTCAGTCCCCCTCCCGCATTTTGAATTCCGCACTTTGCATTTATCGCTTGCGGTTCGCTTTATCGCCAATTTCCAATGGGCAGTGTACATTAGAAGGATGGGAGTGCATGGAAGAAATTTGTCCCCTTTGCAGCCGGGCCAGCGCTGGTTGATGGCGGCAATTGTCGCCGGTTTGTGCTACTTGAATGCGGCCACGTTGCCGGCTGCCGTGGCGGTGGTGAGCAATCGCACAACCGAGGAAATCAAGTTTTCCGTCCTGGCCGAAAGCGGCCCGGACCACAGCCCGCCGGCCGTGAAGCCGGCCCAATACAAATTGCCATCCGGCGATTTACTGGCCGTGCCGCTGGCGCGCGGCGCCAACGCCAAGCTAGTTTCCGAGGGCATCGATTGCCCCATTAAGTCCGATGCGGCTTACTACTTTGGCGAGCTGCCATCGGGCAAAATCGAACTGGGTCAAATTGGCGTCGGCGACATGCCCACCGTGGGGCAGGCCTCGGCCGTGCCGCTGCTTCCCCCTGCGAAGCAATCTCCGGAAGCGGAGGAAGCGGCCCGAACGATCAGCGTTAAAATATTCGTCGACGAGAAAGAACCCTCCAAGCCGGCGGTTTGGCAGCGGCGGCTGCGCGATCGGGTAGCGGCCGCTTCAGAAATTATTGAGCACGCTTGCGGCATGCGGTTGAAGGTGATCGCCACCGGCACTTGGGACAGCGACAGCAGCATTACGAAGTTTGAAGACGCCGTCACCGAGTTCACTCGCAAGGCCGATCCGGGCGAGGCGCGCATTGCGATCGGCTTCACCAGCCAATTTCAAATTACTCATGGCCGAACACACATGGGCGCCACGGTGGGACCGCTTTCCCATCACATTTTGCTGCGAGAATGGTCGCAATACGTGACCGAGCCGGAGCGGTTGGAGCTGCTGGTGCACGAACTGGGCCATTTCTTGGGCGCGGTGCACAGTCCGGAGCCGGACAGCGTGATGCGCGTGGTTTTAGGAGACAAGCTAGCCCGGGCAAAAAAATTTCAGATTCACTTTGACCCGCTGAACGAGCTGGCGATGAATTTGGTGGCCGAAGAGTGGCGGCGGCACGCGCCGCTTTACAACATCGGCGAAGTTTCGCCGCCAATTCAAGCGCGGCTGAGCACCATTTACGCCGCCATTGCCGAAGCCTTGCCGACCGACCCGGCGGCACTGCAATATTTGCGCATTTTAGGCCGCACTACAGGCATGCCGATTACCGTGCGATCGCAGTGAGAGAGATTCAATCGAGCTTTTCGTTGCAAATTTTTTCGGCGGCCTCGGCCCGGTAGCGGCGCAGTTTTTCGCGAAGCTCGGGCTGTTTGTTGGCTAAAATCGCCACGGCCAACAGGGCGGCATTGGTGGCCCCTGGCTTGCCAATGGCCAGCGTTCCCACGGGAATTCCGGCGGGCATTTGGACCGTAGAGAGGAGCGAATCGAGCCCTTTGAGCGCGGCGCTTTCCATCGGCACGCCCAATACCGGCAGCAGCGTGTGGGCGGCCGTGACGCCCGCCAAGTGGGCTGCTCCACCGGCGGCGGCGATCAGCACTTCCAAGCCGTTGGCCTCAGCGCCGGAGACGTACTGAATGACCAAATCGGGCGTGCGATGGGCCGACATCACCTGGCACTGGTGCGGCACGTCAAACCGGGCAAGCGTTTCGGAGGCAGCGCGCATCACTTCCCAATCCGATTTGCTTCCCATGATAATGCCGACAAGGGGTTTTTCTGTGGCGGCCATGTTTTGCTTTCGTCAGGAATGCAGAATGGGGAATGAAGGCAAAAAGCAGAAGGCAGAAAGCAGAATGACGAAGGACCAAATCTCAATGATCAATGGGGATGGTAAAGTGCAGTGTTCCTTGAAGGGTTAATTCCAAAGCTAGTTTCAACGATTGTCGGCGAATGTTCAATCCCCGGAAAACCATGGTGCGGCAG
This genomic interval from Pirellulales bacterium contains the following:
- the purE gene encoding 5-(carboxyamino)imidazole ribonucleotide mutase, translating into MAATEKPLVGIIMGSKSDWEVMRAASETLARFDVPHQCQVMSAHRTPDLVIQYVSGAEANGLEVLIAAAGGAAHLAGVTAAHTLLPVLGVPMESAALKGLDSLLSTVQMPAGIPVGTLAIGKPGATNAALLAVAILANKQPELREKLRRYRAEAAEKICNEKLD